From one Mytilus edulis chromosome 1, xbMytEdul2.2, whole genome shotgun sequence genomic stretch:
- the LOC139497777 gene encoding R3H domain-containing protein 4-like, whose translation MGVTRDGKDVFFYGYIEDELEELQHDIKEEVRSESKKRRVNRNRIFANTYDNNINYVCRKKTGAKQARRVENMKYLLNLNEKDDGTSIDIETDLFEPSVSHFAELFMEQEKMQIWNDFINSSEDEQQQFLTRAEMKDSRKKNDEGNNTDSSDLDETWEKVDMRSSHPSFSAKECFQKIDKNIKSFLKRRHVPMGVLESLERDLLSFFTEWPSSVYLSDYKSSFERMMLHALCQYLDLISSSYDDNGNRRTQVENKHQHFLPPSPLLTQYLLQQRT comes from the exons ATGGGAGTTACAAGAGATGGAAAAGATGTATTCTTTTATGGATATATTGAAGATGAACTAGA GGAATTGCAGCATGATATAAAAGAGGAAGTAAGATCAGAATCTAAGAAAAGACGTGTGAATAGAAACCGCATATTTGCAAATACATATGATAACAACATCAACTATGTATGCAGGAAGAAGACAGGAGCAAAGCAGGCTAGGAGAGTTGAAAACA TGAAGTACCTGCTTAATTTGAATGAAAAGGATGATGGCACTTCAATTGATATTGAGACTGATTTGTTTGAACCATCAGTATCTCACTTTGCAGAATTGTTCATGGAACAAGAGAAGATGCAG ATTTGGAATGATTTCATCAACTCATCAGAAGATGAGCAACAGCAGTTTTTGACAAGAGCAGAAATGAAAGATTCAAGGAAGAAAAATGACGAAGGGAACAACACTGACAGCAGTGATCTTGATGAAACATGGGAAAAGGTGGACATGAGATCAT ctcaTCCAAGCTTTAGTGCCAAAGAATGCTTCCAGAAAATTGATAAGAATATCAAATCATTCTTGAAGAGAAGACATGTTCCAATG GGAGTATTAGAGAGCTTGGAAAGAGATCTGTTATCCTTCTTCACAGAGTGGCCTTCATCGGTCTATCTATCAGACTATAAAAGCAGTTTTGAGAGAATGATGTTGCATGCATTATGTCAGTATCTGGATCTCATTTCATCTA GTTATGATGATAATGGAAATCGTCGAACACAGGTAGAAAACAAACATCAGCATTTCTTACCGCCATCACCACTGCTTACCCAGTACCTTCTACAGCAACGGacataa